The segment ACCATTCTCACTTGTTTTTTCTTCTACGATAGCTACTGCATCATAAAAGATAGAATAAGCAATACTCTTCTTTCCGTCCACCATTAGATAGTTCACAAACTTAGATACGAGCGTATCTTTGAACTTAGGATCAGGAAGAATATATCTCTTCTTTGGTTTCGATTTTCTCATTTTATTTTATCAATTTTTACTTTTTATCCTTAGGTCTCTTCGCTCCATACTTAGATCGTCTCTGTGTACGGCCGTTTACACCAGCAGTATCCAATGCACCTCTAATAATATGGTATCTAACACCCGGTAAATCCTTTACTCTACCACCTCTGATCAAAACAATCGAGTGTTCTTGTAGATTGTGACCCTCACCTGGAATATAGGCGTTCACTTCTTTACCATTCGTCAATCTTACCCTTGCTACCTTTCTCATTGCCGAGTTAGGTTTCTTAGGTGTAGTAGTATAAACTCTGGTACAAACACCACGTCTTTGAGGACAAGAGTCCAAAGCCGGAGACTTTGATTTAGAAACCAATGTTTTTCTACCTTTTCTTACTAATTGTTGTATAGTAGGCATTTATCTTTCTTTTAAATTATTCTCTACCGTTCATTTTTTGGAACGCAAAGATAGAAACAATAAAGTCTAATAAAAATATTGCTAATAAAAAAGTTCTGATTATCAGCATATTTTAATTTAAAATCCCTATCAAGCTTCCAAGAAAAAAGGAGTCCACTGGGAACTCCTTTCGTCTGTATTTTTAATAGACTCTTAGGCTTCTCCTACAGCTCCCCCAAAATTCATGGGAAACTTCGGTGAGTCCTCGACCTGTTTGATCGGCCCGAAAGTCTGTTCATATTTCACTATGTTATCCTGAAGTGCCGCTTGCAATCTTTTGGCGTGCTCTGGTGTAATCACCACTCGCGATTTCACCTTTGCCTTAGGTACTCCTGGCATCAAACGAATAAAATCAATGACAAACTCCGAGTTAGAATGTGCAATCATGGCCAAATTGGCATAAACTCCTTCGGCAATCTCCTCAGACAACTCTATGTTGATTTGGTTGCTTGGCACTTTCTTCTCTGGTTTATTTTCCATTTTACTCATTTTCTTGGTATGCTCTAGATCTGTTTGCAAACTCTTCTTTCGAGCTGACCAAAGAATCATATTCCTCTTGTGATCCTACGATCAAGTTTTGGAATGTTCTCTGTCCAGTACCTGCAGGAATCAAATGACCCACGATCACATTTTCCTTCAAGCCTTGCAATGAATCTCTCTTGCCTCTGATAGAAGCCTCACTCAATACTTTGGTTGTTTCCTGGAAGGAAGCAGCCGAAATAAAGCTTTCAGTTCCCAAAGACGCTTGAGTAATACCTTGAAGTGTTGGCTTAGATACTGCAGGTTCTGCATTTCTCACCGTCACCAACTTCAAATCCTTACGCTTCAAGCTAGAGTTTTCATCTCTCAATTGTCTAGAAGTAATTATTTGACCTGGTCTTAAGTTTCCTGAATCTCCAGCATCAGACACTACTTTCATGTCCAAGATAGAATCATTCTCCTCCATGAATTTGAACTTATCCACGATTTGGTTTGGAAGGAAACTAGTGTCTCCTGCATCAAGAATGATCACCTTTTGCATCATCTGTCTTACGATGGTTTCGATGTGCTTATCATTGATTTTCACACCTTGCAATCTGTACACCTCTTGAATCTCATTCACCAAGTACTCCTGTACAGCAGTAGGTCCTTTGATCGCCAAGATATCAGCTGGAGTAGTTGCTCCATCAGACAATGCATAACCCGCTCTCACAAAGTCATTGTCCTGTACGAGGATGTGCTTAGATAGAGACACCAAGTATCTCTTCATGACACCATCTCTAGATTCAATGAAGATTTCTCTGTTACCTCTCTTGATACCACCATAAGTCACCACCCCGTCGATTTCTGAAACGACAGCTGGGTTAGAAGGATTTCTCGCCTCGAACAATTCTGTTACTCTCGGCAGACCTCCAGTAATATCTCTAGACTTACCCATTGATCTTGGGATTTTAGCAAGGATTTGACCACCCTTGATTTGATCTCCAATTTCAACAGAAAGGTGAGCACCCACTGGGATGTTATACGTTCTATCTTCTTCACCGCTTCTAACAACGATCGCAGGGTTTTTGGTTTTATCCTTCGTATCGATAATTACCTTTTCTCTGTGACCTGTTTGCTCATCAGATTCTTCTTTATAAGTGATACCTTCTTCGATTGCCTCGAACTCAACAGTACCATCATATTCTGAAAGAATCACGGCGTTGTATGGATCCCAGCTACATAGCTGATCTCCTTTTTTAACTTTTTTCTTGTTCTTAACAGCTAAGAAAGAACCATACGGCACATGGTTACTGATCAACGTTTTTCCTGTTTCAGGATCGTTGATTTTGACCTCACCTGCTCTTGCCATGACGACATTCAATTCTTTGCCATCGTTGTTGACTGTTTTGATTGTTCTCAATTCTTCGAATTCAATCACACCGTCAAACTTAGCTACGATAGTTGCTTCAACAGCGATGTTAGAAGCAGTACCCCCTACGTGGAAAGTTCTCAAAGTCAACTGTGTACCAGGCTCACCGATTGATTGTGCTGCAATAACTCCTACTGCATCCCCAATCTGTGCCATCTGTCCAGAAGCCAAGTTTCTACCATAACAGTTAGAACAAACACCCTTTTTGGACTCACAAGTCAATACTGATCTGATTTCCACTTCCTCGATGGCAGATTCATCTACCTTGTTGGCCAGCTCCTCAGAAATCTCAATACCAGAAGGAATCAACAATTTGCCTGAAATAGGATCATACACATCATGTACAGATACTCTACCCAAGATTCTCTCTGACAAAGGTTCAACGATATCTTCGTTGTCCTTCAATGCAGAAACAACCAAACCTCTCAAAGTACCACAATCTGGCTCATTAACAACCACATCTTGTGCTACGTCTACCAAACGTCTAGTCAAGTAACCCGCATCCGCAGTTTTCAAGGCAGTATCGGCAAGACCTTTACGTGCACCGTGGGTTGAAATAAAGTACTCGATTACGTCCAGTC is part of the Reichenbachiella agarivorans genome and harbors:
- the rpsL gene encoding 30S ribosomal protein S12, with product MPTIQQLVRKGRKTLVSKSKSPALDSCPQRRGVCTRVYTTTPKKPNSAMRKVARVRLTNGKEVNAYIPGEGHNLQEHSIVLIRGGRVKDLPGVRYHIIRGALDTAGVNGRTQRRSKYGAKRPKDKK
- a CDS encoding DUF3467 domain-containing protein — translated: MENKPEKKVPSNQINIELSEEIAEGVYANLAMIAHSNSEFVIDFIRLMPGVPKAKVKSRVVITPEHAKRLQAALQDNIVKYEQTFGPIKQVEDSPKFPMNFGGAVGEA